The following proteins are encoded in a genomic region of Drosophila willistoni isolate 14030-0811.24 chromosome 3R, UCI_dwil_1.1, whole genome shotgun sequence:
- the LOC6651700 gene encoding katanin p60 ATPase-containing subunit A1 isoform X4, which produces MRQEETTTYRRTTRERIILRGNTTIRTVDSTSTFLPVTGAMGGSSTPPASLSHMARMMDSLILDSLSPFAFTKITATSRPSRNANSVKKTSAQDNGHPVATSGGERHRPLNNLGANAPNGLGIGGPGPGPVRNNKQQRLPTQEVAPQPRSSQAMPFPSQQQDNRWVSSLRRRDPELQPTLPSINSNTNSNTLTQSQHGSSGNVGVASGLGGVTATSSVGGGLRLGRPGRASALTAAVRKSRSVERMRARKLSTNTQLTLKHKPIKKNSLDENSNSDDQDATTSLEDNSHTQSISTTHNTPRCSPRTKAKHFSPLGYERHLVDTLEKDILQRHPCIKWTDVAGLNEAKNILQEAVVLPIIMPEFFKGIRRPWRGVLMVGPPGTGKTMLAKAVATECGTTFFNVSSSTLTSKYRGESEKLVRLLFEMARFYAPSTIFIDEIDALCASRGSDSEHEASRRFKAELLIQMDGLNAITQEEKVIMVLAATNHPWDIDEAFRRRFEKRIYIPLPNEDTRSGLLKLCLKDVCLSPNLNTSMIGEELKGYSGSDISNVCRDASMMGMRRLILGRTPDEIKQIRREDVDLPITLQDFQDARKRTKKSVSADDVTRFEKWMEEYGSC; this is translated from the exons TTCATCAACCCCTCCAGCTAGCTTGTCACATATGGCTCGGATGATGGATTCCTTGATATTAGACTCGCTTTCACCATTTGCCTTTACCAAAATCACCGCCACCAGCAGACCGTCGCGAAATGCCAATTCAGTGAAAAAGACCAGTGCCCAGGATAATGGACATCCTGTTGCCACTTCTGGTGGCGAACGTCATCGGCCGCTCAACAATTTGGGCGCCAATGCACCAAATGGTCTGGGAATAGGTGGACCAGGGCCAGGACCGGTGCGCAACAACAAGCAACAGCGTCTGCCAACTCAAG AAGTTGCCCCCCAGCCACGATCTAGTCAAGCCATGCCGTTTCCTTCACAGCAACAGGACAATCGATGGGTATCCTCGCTTAGACGTCGTGATCCCGAGCTACAACCCACACTACCCTCCATTAACAGCAATACGAACAGCAATACTCTTACTCAGAGTCAACATGGAAGTTCTGGTAATGTAGGCGTGGCAAGCGGCTTGGGCGGAGTCACTGCCACGTCAAGTGTGGGAGGCGGCCTGCGTTTGGGCCGGCCAGGACGAGCTTCAGCTCTAACAGCAGCAGTCCGTAAGAGTCGCTCGGTGGAACGTATGCGAGCCCGTAAACTCAGCACTAACACCCAGTTGACGCTGAAGCATAAACCAATTAAGAAGAATTCCCTGGATGAGAACTCAAACTCGGATGATCAGGATGCCACCACATCATTGGAGGATAACTCCCACACACAATCGATCTCAACCACTCACAATACTCCAAGGTGCTCGCCAAGGACAAAGGCCAAACATTTCTCTCCTCTGGGCTATGAGAGGCATTTGGTTGATACTTTGGAAAAGGATATTCTGCAGCGTCATCCTTGCATTAAGTGGACAGACGTGGCTGGCCTTAATGAAGCAAAGAATATACTGCAG GAAGCGGTTGTTCTTCCCATTATCATGCCCGAGTTCTTCAAAGGCATACGAAGACCATGGCGGGGCGTTCTAATGGTTGGTCCTCCGGGAACTGGCAAAACTATGCTGGCCAAAGCAGTGGCCACCGAATGTGGTACGACCTTTTTTAATGTATCCTCCTCCACTCTGACGTCAAAATATCGTGGCGAAAGTGAAAAACTGGTGCGCCTGCTCTTCGAAATGGCTCGCTTCTATGCACCTAGCACAATTTTCATCGATGAAATCGATGCACTGTGTGCGTCCAGAGGCAGCGACTCGGAGCACGAGGCCAGCAGGCGCTTTAAGGCAGAGCTGCTGATTCAAATGGATGGACTGAATGCAATCACTCAGGAAGAGAAAGTCATAATGGTCTTGGCAGCCACAAATCACCCTTGGGATATCGACGAGGCATTCCGAAGGCGATTCGAAAAAAGAATCTATATACCACTTCCAAATG AGGACACTCGTTCTGGACTGCTCAAACTTTGCTTGAAGGATGTTTGCTTGTCGCCCAATCTAAATACCAGCATGATTGGTGAAGAACTGAAGGGTTATTCCGGTTCGGATATAAGCAATGTATGCCGTGATGCCTCAATGATGGGCATGCGTCGCCTTATCCTTGGACGCACCCCAGATGAGATTAAGCAAATACGTCGTGAAGATGTCGATCTGCCCATCACACTGCAGGATTTTCAAGATGCACGTAAACGCACCAAGAAATCCGTATCAGCCGACGATGTGACACGATTCGAAAAGTGGATGGAAGAGTATGGCTCATGCTAG
- the LOC6651700 gene encoding katanin p60 ATPase-containing subunit A1 isoform X3 — MRQEETTTYRRTTRERIILRGNTTIRTVDSTSTFLPVTGAMGGSSTPPASLSHMARMMDSLILDSLSPFAFTKITATSRPSRNANSVKKTSAQDNGHPVATSGGERHRPLNNLGANAPNGLGIGGPGPGPVRNNKQQRLPTQVSTAEVAPQPRSSQAMPFPSQQQDNRWVSSLRRRDPELQPTLPSINSNTNSNTLTQSQHGSSGNVGVASGLGGVTATSSVGGGLRLGRPGRASALTAAVRKSRSVERMRARKLSTNTQLTLKHKPIKKNSLDENSNSDDQDATTSLEDNSHTQSISTTHNTPRCSPRTKAKHFSPLGYERHLVDTLEKDILQRHPCIKWTDVAGLNEAKNILQEAVVLPIIMPEFFKGIRRPWRGVLMVGPPGTGKTMLAKAVATECGTTFFNVSSSTLTSKYRGESEKLVRLLFEMARFYAPSTIFIDEIDALCASRGSDSEHEASRRFKAELLIQMDGLNAITQEEKVIMVLAATNHPWDIDEAFRRRFEKRIYIPLPNEDTRSGLLKLCLKDVCLSPNLNTSMIGEELKGYSGSDISNVCRDASMMGMRRLILGRTPDEIKQIRREDVDLPITLQDFQDARKRTKKSVSADDVTRFEKWMEEYGSC; from the exons TTCATCAACCCCTCCAGCTAGCTTGTCACATATGGCTCGGATGATGGATTCCTTGATATTAGACTCGCTTTCACCATTTGCCTTTACCAAAATCACCGCCACCAGCAGACCGTCGCGAAATGCCAATTCAGTGAAAAAGACCAGTGCCCAGGATAATGGACATCCTGTTGCCACTTCTGGTGGCGAACGTCATCGGCCGCTCAACAATTTGGGCGCCAATGCACCAAATGGTCTGGGAATAGGTGGACCAGGGCCAGGACCGGTGCGCAACAACAAGCAACAGCGTCTGCCAACTCAAG TTTCCACTGCAGAAGTTGCCCCCCAGCCACGATCTAGTCAAGCCATGCCGTTTCCTTCACAGCAACAGGACAATCGATGGGTATCCTCGCTTAGACGTCGTGATCCCGAGCTACAACCCACACTACCCTCCATTAACAGCAATACGAACAGCAATACTCTTACTCAGAGTCAACATGGAAGTTCTGGTAATGTAGGCGTGGCAAGCGGCTTGGGCGGAGTCACTGCCACGTCAAGTGTGGGAGGCGGCCTGCGTTTGGGCCGGCCAGGACGAGCTTCAGCTCTAACAGCAGCAGTCCGTAAGAGTCGCTCGGTGGAACGTATGCGAGCCCGTAAACTCAGCACTAACACCCAGTTGACGCTGAAGCATAAACCAATTAAGAAGAATTCCCTGGATGAGAACTCAAACTCGGATGATCAGGATGCCACCACATCATTGGAGGATAACTCCCACACACAATCGATCTCAACCACTCACAATACTCCAAGGTGCTCGCCAAGGACAAAGGCCAAACATTTCTCTCCTCTGGGCTATGAGAGGCATTTGGTTGATACTTTGGAAAAGGATATTCTGCAGCGTCATCCTTGCATTAAGTGGACAGACGTGGCTGGCCTTAATGAAGCAAAGAATATACTGCAG GAAGCGGTTGTTCTTCCCATTATCATGCCCGAGTTCTTCAAAGGCATACGAAGACCATGGCGGGGCGTTCTAATGGTTGGTCCTCCGGGAACTGGCAAAACTATGCTGGCCAAAGCAGTGGCCACCGAATGTGGTACGACCTTTTTTAATGTATCCTCCTCCACTCTGACGTCAAAATATCGTGGCGAAAGTGAAAAACTGGTGCGCCTGCTCTTCGAAATGGCTCGCTTCTATGCACCTAGCACAATTTTCATCGATGAAATCGATGCACTGTGTGCGTCCAGAGGCAGCGACTCGGAGCACGAGGCCAGCAGGCGCTTTAAGGCAGAGCTGCTGATTCAAATGGATGGACTGAATGCAATCACTCAGGAAGAGAAAGTCATAATGGTCTTGGCAGCCACAAATCACCCTTGGGATATCGACGAGGCATTCCGAAGGCGATTCGAAAAAAGAATCTATATACCACTTCCAAATG AGGACACTCGTTCTGGACTGCTCAAACTTTGCTTGAAGGATGTTTGCTTGTCGCCCAATCTAAATACCAGCATGATTGGTGAAGAACTGAAGGGTTATTCCGGTTCGGATATAAGCAATGTATGCCGTGATGCCTCAATGATGGGCATGCGTCGCCTTATCCTTGGACGCACCCCAGATGAGATTAAGCAAATACGTCGTGAAGATGTCGATCTGCCCATCACACTGCAGGATTTTCAAGATGCACGTAAACGCACCAAGAAATCCGTATCAGCCGACGATGTGACACGATTCGAAAAGTGGATGGAAGAGTATGGCTCATGCTAG